The Vairimorpha necatrix chromosome 11, complete sequence genome window below encodes:
- a CDS encoding endonuclease — protein MVQIKLVLEDVAKKLGLKQEETKPIRFFFGNSDKEVSTKVAREIVSNSPFSSPAFFLKKRNNDFRLVVDYKKINEHIEDDLWILPKIDDCLQIMGENTFYIDDIVVYTQTKEDHIKTLETVLDKLREKSVKINFEKSKFFPEEINVLGYRINKEGIYPDLKSLENKIFTKEIKNRKDVQKLIGVLNWYRKFIPNLSTRVYEITNMLKQDNKKIHLNKKLKSILTSIINKVKKDISVEAKLSFPNHNEKFILECDASDIRLGAVLKQNDRVVGYYSKNVNGHELNYTIVEKEYLAIVLASMHFKPSSKVATLIYTQTAETVYMIAIRRHLDLKDGDC, from the exons ATGGTTCAGATAAAACTTGTGTTAGAAGATGTAGCCAAGAAGTTAGGATTGAAACAAGAAGAAACGAAACCGATTAGGTTCTTTTTCGGAAATAGTGACAAAGAAGTTTCAACGAAAGTCGCAAGAGAAATA GTAAGTAACTCTCCATTCTCTAGCCCTGCATTCTTCCTAAAGAAAAGGAATAATGACTTTAGATTGGTCGTAgattataagaaaataaacGAACACATAGAAGATGACCTTTGGATATTACCCAAGATAGATGACTGCTTGCAAATAATGGGAGAAAACACAT TTTACATCGACGACATAGTCGTATATACCCAAACCAAGGAAGACCATATTAAAACCTTAGAGACCGTTTTAGATAAACTACGCGAAAAGAGcgttaaaataaattttgaaaagtCAAAGTTCTTCccagaagaaataaatgtaCTAGGTTATAGGATTAATAAAGAAGGGATATACCCCGACCTAAAGAGTTTagagaataaaatatttactaaggaaataaaaaatagaaaggATGTTCAAAAGTTAATAGGTGTTTTAAACTGGTATAGAAAATTCATACCAAACTTATCGACTAGAGTTTATGAAATAACTAATATGCTGAAACaagacaataaaaaaatacatttaaataaaaagttaaaGTCAAtt TTAACAtcaataattaataaagttAAGAAAGACATATCTGTAGAGGCGAAACTCTCCTTTCCTAATCATAATGAAAAGTTTATACTAGAGTGTGATGCTTCTGATATAAGACTCGGTGCAGTCCTTAAACAAAATGACCGAGTAGTAGGATATTACTCCAAGAATGTAAATGGTCATGAACTAAACTATACAATAGTAGAAAAAGAATACTTGGCCATAGTCTTAGCATCTATGCATTTCAAACCATCGTCCAAGGTTGCTACACTGATATACACACAGACAGCAGAAACTGTGTACATGATAGCCATAAGAAGACATCTAGACTTGAAAGATGGCGACTGTTAA
- a CDS encoding reverse transcriptase, protein MCNKHMTLMTKIRNNLDKYRCYLRQNGRKCSNEGNIYKESIFKSSRLDIEDLLILLCKWVKGVSNCGIPQRNEKQNIVNKKFNINDHDNMLEHFYQHGYVRNVSAIIELDIDSSTVSRWFTRFNNAVFLSYFNYLQNKTIGGLNCVVEIDETLLVKVKTITVESINTKFGLLVKTTLVDLIKRKIEPGSTIITDCWRGYEGFSELCPDYNYLHFTVNYNQNFVNPTTGAHTQTIVGMLSVIKRELRKEGTSHGSLKNLIRKLYIARFKLIIRESLLERMLCFFEVQNIWFLNYDTIPEFDLELIE, encoded by the exons ATGTGCAATAAGCACATGACACTCATGAccaaaattagaaataatttggaCAAATATCGTTGTTACTTACGACAAAATGGAAGAAAATGCTCAAACGAAGGTAACATTTACAAAGAAAGCATCTTTAAAAGTTCTAGATTAGATATCGaagatcttttaattttgctGTGTAAATGGGTTAAAGGCGTAAGCAATTGTGGTATCCCACAA AGGAACGAGAAACAAAAcattgtaaataaaaaatttaatataaacgACCACGACAACATGCTGGAACATTTTTACCAGCATGGCTACGTCAGGAATGTTTCGGCCATTATCGAATTGGATATAGATAGTAGTACCGTATCTCGCTGGTTTACGCGTTTTAATAACGCTGTATTCTTATCCTATTTCAACTACCTTCAAAACAAAACCATAGGAGGTTTAAATTGCGTAGTTGAAATAGACGAAACATTGCTTGTTAAAGTAAAAACCATAACGGTTGAATCCATTAATACCAAGTTTGGGCTGTTGGTGAA AACTACTCTTGtcgatttaataaaacgaAAAATCGAACCCGGATCTACAATTATTACTGATTGTTGGCGGGGTTATGAAGGGTTTTCGGAACTATGTCCGGATTATAactatttacattttacTGTAAATTATAaccaaaattttgtaaatccaACAACAGGCGCCCACACCCAAACAATTGTTGGAATGTTGTCTGTAATTAAAAGGGAATTGCGCAAAGAAGGAACAAGCCATGGTTCTTTAAAAAACCTAATTCGAAAACTTTATATAGCTCGTTTTAAGTTAATTATTAGAGAATCACTACTTGAAAGAATGTTATGCTTTTTTGAAGTTCAAAATATAtggtttttaaattacgaTACAATCCCTGAATTTGATTTAGAATTAATTGAATAA
- a CDS encoding pol polyprotein yields MTKLETIRQVDFEKNLDYYEEIERIILIYGMITGLNKKESNARLHEAFNGGLGPCTAIELFERVDNNSTIDLLKYLQKLEEGIELRGTHAQTRITPSERRAIKQVIPPETGRYVETNKWCSVRRVKSHDTRDCYLKR; encoded by the coding sequence ATGACAAAATTAGAAACGATTAGACAAGttgattttgaaaaaaatttggacTATTACGAAGAGATTGAGAGAATAATTCTAATTTATGGAATGATAACGGGACTGAACAAGAAGGAGTCTAATGCCAGACTACACGAGGCATTTAACGGAGGATTGGGCCCTTGCACGGCTATTGAGTTATTTGAAAGGGTGGACAACAACTCCACAATCGATCTACTTAAGTACCTTCAGAAATTAGAAGAAGGCATTGAGTTGCGGGGAACTCACGCACAAACACGTATAACCCCCAGTGAGAGACGTGCAATTAAACAAGTAATTCCCCCAGAAACAGGCAGATATGTGGaaacaaataaatggtGTTCTGTGCGCCGAGTCAAATCCCACGATACGCGGGACTGTTACTTAAAAAGGTAG